In the genome of Shewanella glacialimarina, one region contains:
- a CDS encoding ABC transporter ATP-binding protein, producing MSTLTIENVSSDYQGQVILNGLNLTLQQGEIVALLGPSGCGKTTLLRAIAGLQPISQGTIQINGNTLTGDGIFIPSEQRGVGMIFQDYALFPHLNVADNILFGVKGLNKAARQARLDEMLELVKLTGLGQRYPHELSGGQQQRVSIARALAYEPQLLLLDEPFSNIDAQVRNEMMLEIRSILKQRNVSAVFVTHSKDEAFVFADKLALFKQGAIIQHGLAEDLYAYPTDRYVAEFLGAGNYLPIKVTNSQQVSSPIGLLQSSAAINYPVDYQGHLLLRPQQVELVADDNGVATIVDRRFLGTVCHYWVKVEEHCLEVKSQILQLSPGQKVNLFAPTHPLVIF from the coding sequence AAGGACAGGTGATTTTAAACGGGCTCAATCTTACCCTGCAACAAGGCGAAATTGTCGCTTTGCTTGGCCCTAGTGGCTGTGGTAAAACCACCTTGCTTCGCGCTATTGCTGGCTTACAGCCCATTAGTCAGGGCACAATTCAAATCAATGGCAATACCCTTACCGGTGATGGAATATTTATTCCTAGTGAACAGCGCGGGGTAGGGATGATTTTTCAAGATTATGCCTTATTTCCTCACCTCAATGTGGCCGATAACATTCTATTTGGGGTGAAAGGCCTTAACAAAGCAGCGCGACAAGCCAGGCTAGATGAAATGCTTGAACTCGTTAAGTTAACCGGCTTAGGTCAACGCTATCCCCACGAGTTGTCAGGCGGGCAGCAACAACGTGTATCCATTGCACGCGCGCTGGCCTATGAACCCCAGTTACTCTTGCTTGATGAACCTTTTTCTAACATAGATGCTCAAGTACGTAATGAGATGATGCTTGAAATAAGAAGCATTTTGAAGCAACGTAATGTCAGTGCTGTATTTGTCACCCATAGTAAAGATGAAGCATTTGTATTTGCTGACAAATTAGCTTTATTTAAGCAGGGCGCTATTATTCAACACGGTTTGGCTGAAGACCTTTATGCTTACCCTACAGACCGTTATGTTGCTGAGTTTTTAGGTGCTGGAAATTATTTACCAATAAAGGTAACAAATAGTCAGCAAGTATCATCACCAATTGGTTTATTGCAAAGTAGTGCGGCTATAAATTATCCTGTTGACTACCAAGGACACTTATTACTTAGACCGCAACAAGTTGAACTGGTTGCTGATGATAATGGCGTCGCCACTATCGTGGATAGAAGGTTTTTAGGAACGGTTTGTCATTATTGGGTCAAAGTTGAAGAGCATTGTTTGGAAGTCAAAAGCCAAATATTACAGTTATCGCCAGGGCAAAAAGTTAATTTATTTGCACCAACGCACCCCTTGGTTATTTTTTGA